tcaaGTGTTAAACTGATTTAAgccttttttaaaaaaaaaaattgtttttcgATTTAATTACttcattttttaaaatattcaagttaaataatagtttttgatatatttaaaattattacgCACACTATAAAATTTTTATATAGATACTCGCACTATAAAAAATAActatatttttttacatattattttgtagttttttcaaattttttatatattttttaaatatttatactTAATATCTCCATTTTACCCCTAGTCAACCGTTACTTAACGACCAAAATTAACAAAAATCGGCCAGAGGGTGGTCATTAGGTATTAAAACCTAAGGGATGCATATTGCATATAATTAAAGTTCTTAACCAAATCCGCATTATGCTGAAACCGAAGGGATACAAAGTGAAAATAACTcttatttttatttctttttaatTTGTCTGATAACATGTCAGTAGTCCACATATCATCCAACACGGGGTCAAAGCAAGTCCACATAGATCAAATTAACGGAAATCGTTTAATTTAATGTTTGACTTTTTCAGAGTTAACGGTGTTGTCAGTTGAATGGTTTAAATGATACCAAACAAAATCTCGTGACCCACTTGATACATCAGTGCGTACTAAGTGAGTCGATTTGATAATTAACCCTTAAAATTCGAGTATAATCGGATATATCTCCTTAAAACCTATTTAACTAGTGCATATGTACTGCAATATTAAAATTCGAATACAATCGGATCTGTCTCCTTAAAcctattaattataattaattaattcagtTATAAATTAATACATATTCCATCATATCCTTGAAAACTGGTGATTTGCATTTTGCACCCTCCTTAAAATACATCTGAAATAAACATAAACAAGTCAATGGGAAATTACATTTCTTCCTAAATTTTCCACTACTAAAGAACAAACTTCAACATATCTCATCTCTTCCTCAATTATTCTAGAGAAAAATGTCCCTAAGTACGTATCTAGGGAGCTTACCTAAGTACATCGTGTATTTTAATGACATAGTTGtaaatttttaaagaaaatatgtAATTACAACAATACTCCTCGTGCATTGATATTAAAAACCTCTTCGTGCTGATCTCAGTGAGTATAAAGTTGCTCACGAGCCGAACCGAGTTTTGATCGAACCGAGCCgagttttatttttttttgacGAACTGAGCCGAGTCGAGCTTTCTTAACGAACAGAAAACCGTGTTCAAGCTCGAACTCGTTAACAAATGAGCCTAACATGAGCTTTTATCGAACAGAATCGAACCGAACACGAGTTTTCTCCATCAAAACGAGCCGAGCCGAAGTGAAAAATTAtggtcaaaacaccggttaactgataaaataacaaaccaaatacttttatttttttctaatatttttgtcatatcactaaaatatatagatcttaacatccgtaaggttgaatcattattaaatattttaaaaaaattgaaatattaatataagactaaacactagttacaacTACTGTTCAAACCATTgattgattgtcaaaataacaaacaaaataaatttatttttttctacaatttttgtcatatcactgaaatatatagatcttaatattcgtacggttggatcatttataaatattttataaaaaatcaaaacattaatatgagactaaacacaagttacaaaTACTAGTCAAAtcaccggttgactgttaaaataacaaaccaaatacatttattttttcctaaaaaaattgtcatatcactaaaatatatagatcttaacattcatacggttggatcattcataaatattttaaaaaaacaaaacattaatacgagactaaacactagttagaagtacatgccaaaacaccggttgactaataaaataacaaaccaaatacttttatttttttctaaaaattttgttatatcactaaaatatatagatcttaacattcgtatggttggatcattaataaatatttttaaaaaaattgaaatattatTATAAGATTAAACATTAGTTATAAGTACTCTTCAAACCattagttgactgttaaaataataaactaaagacatttatttttttctaaacaatttgtcatatcactaaaatatataaatcttaacatccgtacggttggatcatttataaaaaaaaatattaaaaaatcaaaacattaatacgagactaaacactaattacaagtacaagtcaaaatataggttgactgttaaaataccaaaccaaatttatttattttctaaaaattttgtcatatgtataaaatatatatatcttaacatccgtacggttggatcattcataaatattatAAGAAAAAATCAGAACATTAATACGAGACTCAACAGTAGTTACACGTACAAGCCAAAATATcggttgacttttaaaataacaaaccaaatacagtTAAACATCTTTAAACTAATATGGTTGGGACCaagaaaatatattaatttaacgAGTTTATTACTATATCGGGAGTAAATATACATGGTATCCATTATGTTGGTACCggataaaaatattattttagcgagATTATTACTTTATTGATTATTACTTCATCGAGGTTCAACtgtacatttatttttttctaaaaattttgtcatatcgCTAAAAtgtatatagatcttaacatccgtatagttggatcattcataaatatttttaaaaaataatgtatatgtaatataaataaaaaaagtTCACTGATTGTCTATGTATTtagtatttgatttagcaaattgaTTGATATAACTTTGCGCTTCAGTTTAATATAACTTATGAAAATCTGTTATGAAAGACGCACATTTTTTTCATTCCAATTCTATAAGTTTTTGCTTATTAAATTTACAAAAAGACCGTAGAATGTTTTATCGATGATAATTTCTTGTGTTTGCGATATCTTTTGTTTCAGAATCTCAACCTAGTTATTCACATTTAGGGTGAATATGGTGAATATGGAAAGTTAAAAAGTTGAGAAGTGTGAACGTTTTTTTTAAAAAGTCATTGAATTAGTGAGATTGACTAATAAGTATCAGTAATTTGACTAATTTAAATAAAGTACATAAAATAATgttataataatttaaaatatatttagcATTATTTAATCAAAAACAATTTAAGGGTACTAAAATTTATAAGAGATGATtgaatttataataatatataaaactATGAAAACTGAAAAAAtggaattatataaaaatataatcaaCATTTTATTTGCTCaaagttaaaataatataagaaaTTAGGACAGAAATAGAGAATGTGCTTTATTTAATAATAAAGTTAAATTAAAGACAAAGATCTTTATAGCATAATGGTTATGAGATCGGTTTCTTTGTAGGATGCTAGGTGTTCGATTCTTAGTATCCACGAAATTTTCTTATTTCAGTACAATTATTTTAGAATGTCATAAACGAGGCAAGGGGTTCGATTTTTAGTGGATACActaattctaattttttttaactaaaattGTGTAAAGATGACATTTTTATAACTTTTTAACATAACAGGATAAAATTGTAAGTTCACAGCCATTAAAATGGCTTAATTTGCCTGAATAAAGGCCAAAGATGGCCCTGAATGACACTTGAAAACAAGGTTTGAAAAAATGTATTTGTATATACTCAAAACGCAACTTCGGTTGccgttttttgttttttttttaattattatttcactTAAGTTACCTTTTGAAACCCTAAACAATATTTGATGTTACATTTTTTATAATAAAACACAACTTAAAAATACGTTTTCATTcctttttaattaatattttatattttcatatttttttatcggatttcaaaaatataaagttttaaattaattttttaaaatgtaAGCGTGGACCGTAATTGAACAATTTCTAATACTTTAGGGTTTAATAATCCCTCATTTGGGTTTTAGAAATGTTTAGATGATAAATAAACCCTAGACCCTAGAGCCTAAATTCTAATTATTAACCGTTTTTAATATTTTAGAGTTCACCGATTCTCAatttgggttttaaaaatattgaattttttatatatatgaataaaatacgAACAAATCcgcaagggttgactcagttggttaaagaggggataactatcatCTTGGTCAGAGGTTCGAATCCTttgggaggagaatttatgattatgcttCCTGAGCCAGaacctgtcgcttaaatgcggtttaccttagttcacgtggtttgcagtctattgcgtgagcccgtagggtttacctagtgcgcactcgaagggtagcggctgcgggttatctacgataaaaaaaaataaCGAACAAAACACCCCTTAGAATTACGTTTTTAgcttaaaaataaaataatataacatATGGATAAACAAAACAGTTTTAAAAAAGTGTAAAACGTAGGTTGAATTGTAGTTAATGTCCAAAACAAGAATTCAAGTGCCGTTTTgcattttttctaaaaaaaatttgACTGAAATACGAAAGACGAAGTTGAGTTTTTTTACCAAAACCCCCTCTGAAGTTGCGTTTTCTTATTTTGGAAAAATTAAAAAAAGGAAGAAACGGAAAACGCATTCGCGTTTTTGGCCAAAAAAATTAACGAAACCCGATTTTCCGTTTTGAAATGACATTTAGGGCCATATTTGCATAAAGTGACATTGAGGGTCATTCTCCCCAAAATAATGACATTAGGGGTATTGCCAATTTTGTTATATAAGCATCTTACGAAAATATAGTAACATGAATATGCTCATCTATTATCTTTATAATACTGCAACATCAAGTTTTTGGGAAACATTTAATTCATAGTTACTATTTTGCCCctgtattttattaaattttattaaatgttaaaaattgtCGTTTTGGATAAGAATCAAACCCATATCAAACATTTACACATTTATCACATCAACCACTTAAGCTAGAGACACATTTGTTTAAATATTGATAACATCAAATATTAAGGTACAATTTACTAAATTACGCAGAGTGTCTTACTCTATATTTTAATTTGATGATTATTTTaatatatctatatatctatctatcttttttattttctatATATATTATAAGAGAATTAGGGGCAAATTGAGCCATTTTAATCGCCGTGAAATTACGTTTTTGTcctttttttataaaattatagaaatgTCATCCTTAAgcaattttaattaaaaataaatagaattCATGTATTCACTAGGAATCAAACCCCTTATCTCATACTCTTTAATTATATGTCGCTAACATATGTGCTACGTAATATGTTGATTCATTTTAAAATTCTTATCAAATAAGTCatattctctctctctttttatcaaattctccctttacaaatttattttttgagtaaataaacactgacttatattatttattgatgtCATCCGTTGTGTAAATACATGTCACTACCATTATGATACTGATATAGTACCCATTAAAAATCTTATTAGATAAAACATATCATTTCATTCTATTATAATctttttctattattttaattttttaagtaaataaGATGTTGCTTTATAATATTTATGTAACTCGGTTTTTTTAGTTTCCGTATAATTATATCTCCTTCTATATAAAAGAGGATTAGGGGCAAATTAAGCTATTTTGACGGTAATAAAATTACAATTTTGCCCTTTAATgctgaattttttttaaaataccaTTCCTCACGTAATTTTTGTTAAAAATAGGTATCAAACACCAAACTTTATACTCAAATACTTTATATCACTACTATTGTGCTACATAACTTCTCGAGTTTAATTAAAAATTTTATTAGATAAGTTACACCCTCTTTTTTATCAAATTCTTTTTTTATTACTTtcatttttgagtaaataaaatgttgatttatattatttatgcgtctcttttttatttattataatcCTGCAACATGACTTTTGTGGGGAACATTTAATTTAAAATTACTTTTGTGGGGAATATAGTATAGATACTAACTTTATACTCGTGTAACAATTAGGAGTATAATCAATTCGAGTCGAGTCGAAAACTGTAAGGCTTGAACTCGATTAAAAATGTTCGGATTCGAGCACAACTCCAGTTCAACCGAACCTTAAATTTCAAACTCGAAACTCGTGTCGTAAAAAGTTCGATAGGTAAATCAAGCTTGAAACTCAGGTCGTAAATAGTCCAATAGCCTCGAGATCGACTTGAAAGGTTGAATCAATTTTACCAATTGACAAAAAATTGAAATATGATAGATTATACTCGAATTTATtctattaaatatataaaatataaataaatattaaatatttgtatataaaatatataaatatcgtaaaaatactcaaaaaaatagcaataatttttaaaataaagtttGCCCGTGCAAGGCACGGGTAATAAAGCTAGTTATAAGTTAAActgcaaatgccaaaaatatAATAATCAAACTAATAAACGGTTATAACTGTAATTGTACTCCGAGTAGAAAAAGAAGACAGACATACAGACAACAAGCTTCCTTCTCCGGATAGGACACAAGATAAATGTTATTATCCAAAATAGAAAAATTGAACTGGACTTCTACCGTGAATATGTAAAAAAGTGTTCGACAAGGAATAGAAGATCAACATAAAAAATCTCTATATATACCCATGTCTTATACACGAAACCAGTTCATCTAAAATCTTAAATCTAAATATACTTTACGGTGAATATGGCCGGCGGTGGTGGTGTAAGCTCTAGCAACGGGAAAGTTTATCCAGGAAAGCTCACCACACGTGTTGTGGTAGCATGCATTGTTGCTGCTATGGACGGAATGATCTTCGGTTATGATCTTGGTGTATCTGGTATATATAATGTTCATGATAAATACACACTTTAATTTGTCAAATACTTTGTTATGTTTATACTTTTTGTTTGTTTGTCTTGTTCTCTGCTATTTGCTTTAAATCAGTCATATTAATGTTATTATGTTATTTTGTAACTACAGGCAGTGCCACTCTACCTCTCTGAAATGGCACCGTCCAAGTACAGACGAGCCCTCAATTTTTGCTTTCAATTATCAATCACTCTAGGTATCCTCATCGCAAATCTTGTGAACTATTGGTTTGCACAGATTGAAGGAGGTTGGGGATGGCGTTTGAGTTTAGGAGGAGCGATTGTTCCTGCTCTCTTCATGATTGTTGGATCATTGTTTCTCCCTGAAACTCCTAACTCATTGATTGAAATGGGGAAGCAAGATCAGGCTAAAGCAGAATTACTGAAAATTCGTGGTGTCGATAATGTTGACGAGGAGTTTGAAGATCTTGTTGCAGCGAGTGAAGCATCTAAGAAAGTGGAGCATCCTTGGAGAAACCTCTTGCAACGGAAGTATAGGCCACACCTTGTAATGGCTATACTTATTCCATTCTTTCAGCAAATTACTGGCATTAATGTTATCATGTTCTATGCCCCGGTTCTGTTTAGAACTATTGGTTTCGGGAGTAGCGCCTCTCTTACATCTGCTGTGATCACTGGTTTAGTAAACGTGATTGCAACTTTTGTGGCTATATATGTTGTTGATAAGTTCGGCCGGAAAGTTTTTTTCTATGAAGGAGGTATTCAGATGATTATATGCCAGGTATACATATTCAATTTCATAAACGATGCTATATTTTATATGTTGTGGACTTATCCCTTCGTATTTTGAGATGCAAGCTCTTACTTTGTTGTGTATGTGATTTTTTTTTTGACATATTATTGTTGCAATTCTTATTGGCAAAGAATTTGGAATATCCGGCGACAGTGATGATTTATCCAAGGGGTATGCTATTGCTATTGTGGCTTTCATATGCATATATGTGGCTGGATTTGCCTGGTCTTGGGGGCCTCTAGGCTGGTTAGTACCAAGTGAGATTTTTCCACTCGAAATTCGATCGGCCGCACAAAGTATCACAGTTTCAGTGAACATGTTTTTCACATTTGTCATTGCTCAACTTTTTTTGATGATGCTATGTCGGATGAAATTTGGTCTTTTTGTGTTCTTTGCATTCTTCGTCGTAGTAATGACCGTGTTCGTGCACTACTTGTTGCCTGAGACTAAAGGTATTCCTATCGAAGATATGGCAATGGTATGGAAGTCACATGCATTTTGGAAAAGGTTCGTGAatgatgatgttgatgatgagAAGCCCAAAAAATGCTCTCCGTGAGGAAATTTTATTGAATAGATTATACTTTTTTATGTTAAGTTGCTAGGTATTTTATGTCTATACCGAAATATTGGTAGGTAGCCAGAGTGAgtggatttaattttttggatttCAGTCTTTGAGAATTATTTTGCAATTGTTAATGTGTTATAATCTTGgcaaattttaatttattagaaATATTCTGAGTCTTTTTTTGACAGTGTGTAATTTCTTCCTGATATAATAGCCTTCTGGTATACACCTACCATATTAAGATTCTTTCTACACTGGTGTGCCATGCTTGGTTTACACATCTCAAAACATCCAATGTAGCACTCTTAACTTATTTTCCCTTGAAAGTTATAACCTGTACATGTAGGCAGATAACAAAACACTACATATTCTAGAAAGGTATGACCCTATTACACCAAGTCAACCTCGACTTATATATAGTAAGAAGCCACAACACTATTATGCAAATCATACGCACATTCTGCTACTGAAATACTTGGAGTAGTTATGTGAAATCTCAGAGCTCTGGCGATGCTTTAGTGGTAGCATCTTTACATTATGCTTCTCTCTTTAATTCCGAAGGCTGTTTTGGCTTGTTATGTTTTTTGTCCATTTCATCCTCCCCTTCAGAATATTTCTTGAAGACCTGTATCAGATGACATAGTTATGTTAATGCTGCTGAATGCTGATCTAGTACTGTCCATTTCATTATGTCTGAGAAATTTGAGCAGAAAATTATCTGTTTCAGACAGAAATTACTGCACTGTTCTAGTTAGTATTATATATTTGTTTGAGAATCTACTTTAACCTTGTCCTTTGAATTATTTGTTTGAGCATCTAGATTAACAGTCTCCTTTGAATAGTGGTAGCTTGGCAAAGTCTTGCATCTTGAAACACTTGTGGGCTTTCGCCTATCCTGCAGGGGCTTTGTGTaatcttccttttcttttgaGAATGCTGAGACAGAAATATTATCATGTTGTATAGATACTTCGTTTAATCCACAACTTTCCTCTTCTCCCGCTACATCAAACCTCTTCCTTGTAGCTGATTTTTGGTTTCTGTTATGTGGCTCATATTGCTTAGTTATTTCTGTTAAGCAATTTTCTTGCTGGCGGGTTGCCATCCAACGTTCGAGCCAATTCCAGCCCATGTTAGTTCCACATTTGATTCAGATCTAGTGTGTTTCTTCTTAGAACAGACTCTCAGCTAAAAGATCAAACACCAGTTATGATTTATGAACTTGATTTGATTCTTTTTGTCac
The sequence above is drawn from the Apium graveolens cultivar Ventura chromosome 2, ASM990537v1, whole genome shotgun sequence genome and encodes:
- the LOC141706520 gene encoding sugar carrier protein C-like; its protein translation is MAGGGGVSSSNGKVYPGKLTTRVVVACIVAAMDGMIFGYDLGVSGIYNAVPLYLSEMAPSKYRRALNFCFQLSITLGILIANLVNYWFAQIEGGWGWRLSLGGAIVPALFMIVGSLFLPETPNSLIEMGKQDQAKAELLKIRGVDNVDEEFEDLVAASEASKKVEHPWRNLLQRKYRPHLVMAILIPFFQQITGINVIMFYAPVLFRTIGFGSSASLTSAVITGLVNVIATFVAIYVVDKFGRKVFFYEGGIQMIICQIIVAILIGKEFGISGDIDNLSKGYVIAIVAFICIYVAGFAWSWGPLGWLVPSEIFPLEIRSAAQSITVSVNMFFTFVIAQLFLMMLCRMKFGLFVFFAFFVVVMTVFVHYLLPETKGIPIEDMTMVWKSHAFWKRFVNDDVDNEKPKKCSP